Genomic window (Gemmatimonadota bacterium):
CTGGCCCTTCGCGCAGCCATGGATCGAACGACGCCCGGTTGTCTTCTATCTCGCTATCGCCTCCTGGTTTCTCCTCGCAGGCGTGGCCGCCGTTGCGGTGGTGCTTCCAACACTTGGGGACCGCTGGATTCCGGCGACCGTCCTGCTTTACGCGGGCCGCTGGACATACCTGGTCCCCGCCGTCGGGCTCGGCCTGCTCTCCCTCGCTGTCTGGCGCCCCTTGCTGGTGCCCAACCTCCTCTCCGTCGGGATCGTCCTTGGCCCCATCATGGGCTTCCAGCTCGGCCTCCGCAGCTGGTTCCCCGCACCATCTGGCGAGCCCCTGCGGATTGTGACCCTGAACGCGGGCGGTGGCAGCGTTGTCGCGCCTGAGCTCGTCGCGCTCATGGACTTATGGAAGCCGGATATCCTGGCGTTCCAGGAATGCGGCCCCGCGCTCCAGGCCGTGATCCGTACGATCCCCCGTTGGCACTCGCACGACGCAAATCCCCTGTGCCTGCTGTCCCGTTTTCCCATCAAGGACGCACAGTCGATGAACCGGGACGACCTCGAGCGCGTGCGGGGCGCCGAGCGTACAGGTGCGGGAGGTGCTGGGTACGTCACGCGCTATGTCCTCGAAACCCCGGCTGGGCTCCTCGGGGTGACAAACCTTCATCTCGAAACAGCCCGGAAGGGGCTCGAATCCGTCGCCGAAGGTGACCCGGACCTGACGCGGCTTCGGGACAACATGGATATCCGGGAGATGGAGGCGCGTCGAGCGCGCGCGTTTGCCGACGGTGGCGTCATCCCCATGCTGATCGTTGGGGACTTCAACGCCCCCCCGGAAAGCCGCAACCTCAGGGACAGCTTTGGAGACCTGACGAACGCGTTTGATCGGTTGGGGAGCGGTTTCGGCTACACGCGCTACAATGGCTGGATCCGGCTTCGGATTGATCATGTGTTCAGCAGTACTGGCGTCCGTCCGATCCGGGCGCGGGTTGCCGGAGACGTCGGCTCGGACCATCGGCCGGTGATCGTCGACTACAGAGTCCTGGACCGAACCAGCGAGCGTTAGGGCATTGCAACAGTGCGACGACTGATGCGCGCACGCCGTGGGCTCGCAGCTTTGTCG
Coding sequences:
- a CDS encoding endonuclease/exonuclease/phosphatase family protein is translated as MPSIAVTCKCGEQFNVDERYLGQVITCWKCKRPMRPRHRVRTPSQYVHVAQRALSLRDRVTAIRERLGRAIRHSWPFAQPWIERRPVVFYLAIASWFLLAGVAAVAVVLPTLGDRWIPATVLLYAGRWTYLVPAVGLGLLSLAVWRPLLVPNLLSVGIVLGPIMGFQLGLRSWFPAPSGEPLRIVTLNAGGGSVVAPELVALMDLWKPDILAFQECGPALQAVIRTIPRWHSHDANPLCLLSRFPIKDAQSMNRDDLERVRGAERTGAGGAGYVTRYVLETPAGLLGVTNLHLETARKGLESVAEGDPDLTRLRDNMDIREMEARRARAFADGGVIPMLIVGDFNAPPESRNLRDSFGDLTNAFDRLGSGFGYTRYNGWIRLRIDHVFSSTGVRPIRARVAGDVGSDHRPVIVDYRVLDRTSER